The proteins below are encoded in one region of Metabacillus dongyingensis:
- a CDS encoding ABC transporter permease translates to MDKKTLWGLRVQEFYRKMFRYYSIIGANVVYFFLIISSIFIYYFNLFLQWIPSQISVEVILSLFITFILKQTKVRTFVKRADKIFLLPLEWGLKPYFIKSLIYSFVIDVIKLVSFITVFLSLFLHTTNINLLFLFFIVGIAAYNILMKWTEQWLKNHVQFVLHRLNRFFSIYLMCYFLFNNDWIFELVLMSINFVYLIYFIGKKRNLNWQWLIVEEESALLSNFKFINIFMDVPNLKRSFRKRRLLTMILKRCIPYSQSSTFVYLYSHLFVRYNDYFYLYLRLTVIGIFVNYAMPASGWIFNLLILFMTGFQVIPLQNEMKQSVLLYPISKSQIKDSFLKFVLVILYAQFFILYFAMFRHTSTANLLNLVIGSLFVYVFVYFFVSKRVNVSGSALKE, encoded by the coding sequence ATGGATAAAAAAACATTATGGGGTTTAAGGGTTCAGGAATTTTATAGAAAAATGTTCAGGTACTATTCAATAATTGGTGCGAATGTTGTTTATTTTTTTCTGATCATTAGTAGTATCTTTATTTATTATTTTAATTTATTTCTTCAGTGGATACCCTCTCAAATATCTGTTGAAGTAATCTTATCACTATTTATAACCTTCATTTTAAAACAGACAAAAGTCCGTACTTTTGTTAAAAGGGCAGATAAAATCTTTTTGTTGCCATTAGAATGGGGATTAAAGCCGTATTTTATTAAATCACTTATATATAGTTTTGTTATTGATGTTATTAAATTGGTAAGTTTCATAACTGTTTTTTTATCCCTATTTTTGCACACAACTAATATAAATCTTCTCTTTCTTTTTTTTATAGTGGGGATTGCTGCTTATAACATTTTAATGAAGTGGACTGAACAATGGTTAAAGAACCATGTACAATTTGTGTTACATAGGCTAAATAGGTTTTTTTCAATATATTTAATGTGTTACTTTTTGTTTAATAATGACTGGATTTTTGAGCTTGTTTTAATGAGTATAAATTTCGTCTATTTAATTTATTTTATAGGAAAAAAAAGAAATCTGAATTGGCAGTGGCTAATAGTTGAAGAAGAAAGTGCATTATTAAGTAACTTTAAATTTATTAATATTTTCATGGATGTCCCTAATCTTAAACGTTCTTTTCGGAAAAGACGTTTACTTACTATGATTCTGAAAAGGTGTATCCCATATAGTCAAAGTAGTACATTCGTATATTTATACTCACACTTGTTTGTAAGATATAATGATTACTTTTATCTTTATTTAAGACTAACTGTAATTGGCATATTTGTTAATTATGCTATGCCAGCAAGTGGTTGGATCTTTAATCTCCTCATTTTATTTATGACTGGATTTCAAGTAATTCCTTTACAAAATGAAATGAAACAAAGTGTATTACTTTATCCTATTTCAAAATCTCAGATAAAAGATTCTTTCTTAAAGTTTGTCTTGGTCATACTATATGCACAATTTTTTATTCTATATTTCGCAATGTTCAGGCATACTTCTACTGCTAACTTATTAAATCTTGTAATTGGAAGTTTATTTGTTTATGTATTCGTATATTTCTTTGTATCAAAGAGAGTCAATGTCTCAGGAAGTGCCTTAAAAGAATAG
- a CDS encoding superoxide dismutase family protein, producing the protein MSKIRLKWMLPFFAMVMTIGCSDGTMEDTEKTNMEEAAKTANEEVKSGAIAEVKNTENKNVGTVAFTEHDNQMIIEAKMEGLEPGYHGFHIHEKGVCEPDAEGGPFTTAEGHFNPDESTHSEHAGDMPSLFVNEDGKAEFSAAFDRVTMDQLMEQEKAIIVHANPDNAANIPDRYQSEGKPGPDEETMKTGDAGDRQACGVIKSVDES; encoded by the coding sequence ATGTCAAAAATAAGGTTGAAATGGATGCTGCCATTTTTTGCAATGGTGATGACAATCGGATGTTCAGACGGGACTATGGAGGATACTGAAAAAACAAACATGGAAGAAGCTGCAAAAACAGCTAATGAAGAGGTGAAATCTGGCGCAATTGCTGAAGTAAAGAATACGGAAAATAAAAATGTCGGCACGGTTGCGTTCACTGAGCATGACAATCAAATGATTATTGAAGCAAAAATGGAAGGGCTCGAACCTGGATATCACGGTTTCCACATTCATGAAAAGGGTGTTTGCGAGCCTGATGCAGAAGGAGGTCCATTTACAACAGCTGAAGGTCACTTTAATCCTGATGAAAGCACCCACTCTGAGCATGCCGGGGATATGCCTTCTTTATTTGTAAATGAAGACGGCAAAGCAGAATTTTCAGCAGCATTTGACAGAGTAACTATGGATCAGTTAATGGAGCAGGAAAAAGCCATTATTGTTCATGCAAATCCGGATAACGCTGCAAATATTCCTGACCGGTATCAATCAGAAGGAAAACCTGGTCCAGATGAAGAAACGATGAAAACAGGTGATGCAGGTGACAGGCAGGCTTGCGGTGTTATAAAAAGTGTGGACGAAAGCTAA
- a CDS encoding S66 peptidase family protein, whose product MAIRPPLLQRGDTIGLVTPGSPLDTKIINDRVQYLKDLGYNVVFGKHVYSYEGITAAPAEQRAEDVMNMFKDPSVNMILSTRGGTGVQTILPYLDFDVIRENPKIISGYSDITVLLNSLYLSSNLITFHSLMLIDFRIETPVYNFNQFFEATSTLNSPRIIQNPPDILLKSLVPGNVTGPIVGGNITSLVNTLGTPYEIDTQGKIFFLEDTHAPTTMIFRYLTQLMMSGKFQDCLGIIMGECTNCLVSYDTTYEDLINLLLVPIGKPLIINLASGHGFYKAAIPIGANVNLNSTDTILTVLEPTVT is encoded by the coding sequence ATGGCAATAAGACCTCCGTTGCTGCAAAGAGGTGATACGATTGGTTTGGTGACGCCTGGCAGCCCTCTTGATACAAAAATTATAAATGACAGAGTCCAATATTTGAAAGATTTGGGCTATAATGTCGTTTTTGGGAAGCACGTTTATTCTTATGAGGGCATCACAGCTGCACCAGCTGAGCAAAGAGCCGAAGATGTCATGAATATGTTTAAAGATCCAAGTGTCAATATGATTCTATCAACAAGAGGAGGAACTGGGGTTCAGACCATCCTTCCTTACCTGGATTTTGATGTCATAAGAGAGAATCCTAAAATTATATCTGGCTATAGTGACATAACCGTATTACTAAATAGTTTGTATCTATCTAGTAATTTAATAACGTTCCATAGTCTAATGCTGATTGATTTTAGAATAGAGACACCCGTTTATAATTTCAATCAATTCTTTGAAGCAACTTCTACATTGAATTCTCCCAGAATTATTCAAAACCCGCCAGATATTCTCCTGAAGAGTTTAGTGCCGGGAAATGTAACGGGTCCAATAGTGGGTGGAAATATAACTTCTTTAGTCAATACCCTTGGTACTCCATATGAAATAGATACACAAGGTAAAATCTTTTTTTTAGAAGACACACATGCACCTACTACAATGATTTTTCGGTATCTGACTCAATTAATGATGTCAGGTAAATTTCAAGATTGTCTTGGCATTATCATGGGAGAATGTACGAATTGCCTTGTATCTTATGATACAACTTATGAAGATTTAATTAATTTATTGTTAGTCCCTATAGGAAAACCACTGATCATCAATCTTGCTTCAGGGCATGGGTTTTATAAAGCTGCTATTCCAATAGGTGCTAATGTTAATCTCAATTCGACTGATACAATATTGACTGTGCTTGAACCAACCGTTACTTAG
- a CDS encoding FadR/GntR family transcriptional regulator has protein sequence MPLVKKQLVHELAAEEIKRLIRSNKFQKGDKLPSMADLAVKFGVSRTSIREALRQLEAQHFVEIVNGKGILVKDANAHQLQTRIFIESELTFLLQLCEVRRGLEGQAIELAASRATEEQLVRMEANLKIYESVKILSEDSVQADLDFHQTLYEASHNPVLFKMIATVYESFNEFWRKNENSNSIFEETYHFHEDIYFYVKNKQPELARLALNQMIDVVESRVKELF, from the coding sequence ATGCCTCTAGTTAAAAAACAATTGGTACATGAATTAGCAGCAGAAGAAATTAAAAGGCTGATTCGAAGCAATAAATTTCAAAAGGGCGATAAACTGCCCTCCATGGCCGATCTCGCAGTGAAGTTTGGCGTCAGCCGGACGAGCATTAGAGAGGCACTTCGACAACTTGAGGCTCAACATTTCGTTGAAATTGTGAATGGAAAAGGGATCCTTGTAAAGGATGCAAATGCTCATCAGCTTCAAACCCGTATATTTATTGAAAGTGAGCTGACCTTTTTGCTTCAGTTATGTGAAGTAAGAAGGGGGCTTGAAGGGCAAGCAATAGAACTTGCTGCGAGCAGAGCAACAGAGGAACAGCTGGTCAGAATGGAAGCGAATCTTAAAATTTATGAAAGTGTAAAAATTTTAAGCGAAGATTCTGTTCAGGCAGATTTAGATTTTCACCAAACTCTTTATGAAGCTTCACACAATCCTGTCTTATTTAAGATGATTGCCACTGTATACGAATCGTTTAATGAATTTTGGAGAAAAAATGAAAATTCTAATTCCATTTTTGAAGAAACCTATCACTTTCATGAAGACATCTATTTTTACGTAAAAAATAAACAGCCAGAACTTGCCAGATTAGCATTAAACCAAATGATAGATGTCGTAGAATCAAGAGTAAAAGAATTATTTTAA
- a CDS encoding divergent PAP2 family protein → MKKQKKMNRGIITAISAIAIAQGLKVFTYKRLSGKWDIKQVMTTGGMPSSHSAGVAALSSYVAAKNGTTSIETAIAVIFGIIVMYDAQGIRRHTGEIAKLINDIDGEMAVISEQLPGLGHIKRTEELKEVLGHQPLEVVGGAVLGVLLGLASAKLEDA, encoded by the coding sequence ATGAAGAAGCAAAAGAAGATGAACAGAGGGATCATTACAGCTATCAGTGCAATTGCAATCGCACAAGGCCTTAAAGTATTTACTTATAAAAGGCTGTCAGGAAAATGGGATATCAAACAGGTAATGACTACAGGCGGAATGCCAAGCTCGCATTCAGCAGGCGTTGCAGCACTTTCTTCTTACGTTGCCGCTAAAAATGGAACAACATCCATTGAAACAGCGATTGCGGTTATCTTTGGAATCATCGTGATGTATGATGCCCAGGGAATCAGACGCCACACAGGCGAAATTGCCAAGCTGATAAACGATATTGACGGCGAAATGGCTGTTATTTCGGAGCAGCTTCCTGGTCTAGGACATATTAAACGAACCGAAGAATTAAAAGAAGTTCTTGGCCATCAGCCTTTAGAGGTAGTAGGCGGAGCTGTTTTAGGGGTTTTGCTTGGACTGGCAAGCGCCAAGCTTGAAGATGCTTAA
- a CDS encoding ornithine cyclodeaminase family protein, with translation MLLLNEQKITELYSMADCIDDVEKAFRYGREGKTIAPIRMSIPHKKMSAETLYMPSYIESEDYTAVKIVSIFPNNAKQGKKVLQSIILLTDAITGEHVAMMDASYLTILRTGASSGVATKYLAREKSRICAVLGCGAQSLGQIQAIMAVRNLDEIILYNRTIEKAEQLGEKLRALYPNWNGNIVFNSDANKAVEKADIIICSTKSTTPLFNGNLLKPGTHINAIGSYQPHMQEVDVHTLKKSGKIVVDTIEGALHETGDFLVPMKEGSWSPQSIYGEIGEIICGEKEARMNDDEITFYKSVGIGYLDTMVAVQVFKKAIEASVGESFSL, from the coding sequence ATGCTGTTATTAAATGAACAGAAGATCACAGAGTTGTACTCCATGGCAGATTGTATAGATGATGTAGAAAAAGCATTCCGTTATGGACGGGAAGGTAAAACAATTGCTCCAATCAGGATGTCTATCCCTCATAAGAAGATGTCAGCAGAAACGCTATATATGCCTTCGTACATTGAATCAGAGGACTACACTGCCGTTAAGATTGTAAGCATTTTTCCTAATAATGCTAAACAAGGGAAAAAAGTGCTCCAAAGCATTATTTTATTAACAGATGCGATTACAGGAGAACACGTAGCGATGATGGATGCCAGTTACTTGACCATACTCAGGACCGGAGCATCAAGCGGAGTTGCCACAAAATATTTAGCACGCGAAAAATCCAGGATTTGTGCTGTTCTGGGCTGCGGTGCTCAATCGCTGGGACAAATTCAAGCTATTATGGCTGTCAGAAATCTGGACGAGATCATCCTTTATAACCGCACGATAGAAAAAGCAGAACAATTAGGTGAAAAACTTCGTGCACTTTATCCCAATTGGAATGGAAACATTGTTTTTAATAGTGATGCAAACAAGGCTGTTGAGAAAGCTGATATCATCATTTGCAGCACCAAATCTACTACCCCGCTGTTTAATGGGAACCTGCTAAAGCCAGGAACTCATATTAACGCGATTGGCTCGTATCAGCCGCATATGCAGGAAGTCGACGTTCACACGCTGAAAAAAAGCGGCAAAATCGTTGTTGATACCATTGAAGGAGCGCTTCATGAAACTGGAGATTTTCTAGTTCCAATGAAAGAGGGATCTTGGAGCCCTCAATCTATTTACGGTGAAATTGGGGAAATCATTTGTGGAGAAAAAGAAGCTCGAATGAACGATGACGAGATTACATTTTATAAGTCCGTTGGGATTGGCTATCTAGATACGATGGTTGCTGTTCAAGTTTTTAAAAAAGCGATTGAAGCTAGTGTGGGTGAAAGCTTTTCCCTTTAA
- a CDS encoding GNAT family N-acetyltransferase: MKLRYVSSKDFYLISPLLDEWWGGRKMTYMLPKLFFDHFQDTSLIMEKNGKIIGFLIGFLSQTKQREAYIHFVGVHPLFRKNKAGQQLYNEFFKLVMQHGCQTVRCITSPVNTGSIQFHKKMGFEIENGDKIVNGVHVTANYDGENKDRVLFVKRLSLEE, translated from the coding sequence ATGAAACTCCGATATGTATCCTCAAAAGATTTCTATCTCATTTCTCCTTTGCTAGATGAGTGGTGGGGAGGAAGAAAGATGACATATATGCTTCCCAAGCTGTTTTTTGATCATTTTCAAGATACTAGTTTAATCATGGAGAAGAACGGAAAAATCATCGGCTTTTTAATTGGGTTTCTGTCTCAAACAAAGCAAAGAGAAGCATATATCCACTTTGTCGGCGTCCATCCGCTTTTTAGAAAAAACAAGGCAGGACAGCAGCTTTACAATGAGTTTTTCAAATTAGTCATGCAGCATGGATGCCAGACTGTGCGCTGTATCACATCTCCCGTAAATACAGGTTCTATCCAGTTTCACAAGAAGATGGGGTTTGAAATTGAAAATGGAGACAAGATCGTAAATGGTGTACATGTAACCGCAAATTACGACGGGGAAAACAAGGATCGTGTTCTGTTTGTTAAAAGATTAAGTTTGGAGGAGTAA
- a CDS encoding MFS transporter, giving the protein MGNWKNPFLLISGIGISYLGSWIYLIAINLFVLNLTGSAAAVAGLYMIRPLAVLVTNTWSGSVIDRVNKRKLMIAVDIIRGVFVFSIPFLSSLWAIYLIVFFINIAGSFFGPSSSVYITKLIPSDKRKRFNSIMSMTSSGAFLTGPAIAGFLIMYAGTDVCIFINAFTFIACAFFIFLLPNVDEKLEQARDPIKVKTLIADWNAVIQFGKGAVFFITVYLLFQTAMLIGFALDSQEATFIKQHLNLTDKDYGLIVSLTGLGSLAGAGAAALAANKLKLNFYIGAGMLLTSVGYLFFYSSYSFLTATLSFIFLGFFMAFANTGYATFFQNNVPVEIMGRFGSVAEMIQGIIQIVLTLILGLTAEWFTLQLVCQIFSAISVLFAAILFITVIIPSKKHFFKETTDIISG; this is encoded by the coding sequence ATGGGGAATTGGAAAAATCCTTTTCTGCTTATTTCCGGGATCGGCATATCCTATTTGGGCAGCTGGATTTATTTAATTGCGATTAATCTCTTTGTTTTGAATCTGACAGGGTCTGCGGCTGCAGTCGCCGGTCTCTATATGATCCGGCCTCTTGCTGTTCTTGTAACAAATACTTGGTCAGGAAGTGTGATAGACCGAGTGAACAAGCGGAAATTAATGATTGCGGTGGATATCATTAGAGGGGTGTTCGTGTTTAGTATTCCTTTTTTATCCTCATTATGGGCAATTTATCTCATTGTCTTTTTCATTAATATCGCTGGGTCCTTTTTTGGACCAAGCTCTTCTGTATACATAACGAAACTGATTCCTTCTGATAAGAGAAAACGTTTTAACTCTATCATGAGTATGACAAGTTCAGGAGCATTTTTAACAGGTCCCGCCATTGCGGGGTTTCTGATCATGTATGCTGGAACAGATGTGTGCATTTTCATTAATGCGTTCACATTTATTGCATGTGCATTTTTCATTTTTCTGCTTCCAAATGTAGATGAAAAGCTTGAACAGGCAAGAGATCCAATCAAAGTTAAAACTTTAATTGCTGATTGGAACGCGGTTATTCAATTTGGAAAGGGTGCTGTATTTTTTATAACAGTCTATCTATTATTTCAAACAGCCATGCTCATCGGATTTGCCCTTGATTCTCAAGAGGCTACATTCATAAAACAGCATCTGAATCTCACAGACAAAGATTACGGACTCATCGTGAGTCTAACGGGTCTTGGTTCACTTGCAGGGGCGGGAGCTGCTGCACTAGCGGCAAATAAACTGAAGCTTAACTTTTATATTGGGGCAGGAATGTTGCTGACATCAGTCGGTTATTTGTTTTTTTACAGTTCATACAGCTTTTTAACGGCAACACTCTCATTTATCTTTTTAGGTTTCTTCATGGCTTTTGCCAACACAGGGTATGCGACTTTTTTTCAAAACAATGTGCCAGTTGAGATTATGGGACGCTTCGGAAGTGTTGCGGAGATGATCCAGGGGATTATTCAAATAGTTTTAACGCTGATTCTTGGATTAACAGCAGAATGGTTCACGCTTCAGCTTGTATGCCAGATTTTTTCAGCCATTAGTGTTTTGTTTGCTGCCATTCTTTTTATTACTGTGATAATCCCTTCTAAAAAACATTTCTTCAAAGAAACAACTGATATAATTTCAGGTTGA
- a CDS encoding SDR family oxidoreductase — translation MKPLKDKVALVAGGTRGAGRGIAMELGAAGATVYITGRTTRNQISEYGRPETIEETAELVTDLGGIGIPVQVDHLVHEQVESLLKRIEMEQGRLDILVNDIWGGEYLTEWNSPVWQQSLDKGFRLLRLAVDTHIITSHYALPLLIKNKGGLVVEMTDGTEEYNNSHYRLSLFYDLAKSSIIRIAKSLSHELAPYECTAVSVTPGWMRSEIMLEEFGVKEENWRDALEKEPHFVISETPRFTGRAIAAIANDPDKINMSGQSFSSGQLAKKYKFKDIDGSQPDCWRYIPEVQEAGKPANAEGYR, via the coding sequence ATGAAACCTTTAAAAGACAAAGTAGCACTGGTTGCGGGCGGAACAAGGGGAGCGGGACGAGGAATTGCAATGGAACTTGGAGCTGCCGGAGCGACTGTCTATATTACCGGCCGCACTACCCGGAACCAAATTTCTGAATATGGACGTCCGGAAACAATCGAAGAGACGGCTGAATTAGTAACTGACTTAGGCGGGATAGGTATTCCGGTTCAAGTTGACCATCTTGTTCATGAACAAGTGGAGTCATTGTTAAAAAGGATAGAGATGGAACAGGGAAGATTGGACATATTGGTCAATGATATATGGGGAGGAGAGTATTTAACGGAATGGAACAGTCCAGTATGGCAGCAGTCTTTGGATAAAGGATTTAGACTGCTTCGACTTGCTGTTGATACTCATATCATCACAAGTCACTATGCGCTTCCTTTACTGATTAAAAACAAAGGAGGATTAGTGGTAGAAATGACGGACGGAACAGAAGAATACAACAACAGCCATTATAGATTATCGCTCTTTTATGATTTAGCCAAAAGTTCAATCATTCGTATTGCTAAATCCCTGTCACATGAGCTCGCACCATATGAATGTACAGCCGTATCTGTAACACCTGGCTGGATGCGTTCAGAAATCATGCTTGAAGAGTTTGGAGTGAAGGAAGAAAATTGGCGTGATGCATTAGAAAAAGAACCTCATTTTGTCATTTCTGAAACTCCGCGTTTTACTGGAAGGGCAATCGCAGCAATTGCTAATGACCCTGACAAAATCAACATGAGCGGTCAATCTTTCTCAAGCGGACAGCTTGCAAAAAAATACAAATTTAAAGACATTGACGGTTCCCAGCCGGACTGCTGGAGGTATATTCCTGAGGTTCAAGAGGCGGGTAAACCTGCAAACGCAGAAGGTTATAGGTAG
- a CDS encoding MFS transporter has translation MAQNKGDKKIATKALIASLIGSSIEWYDYFLYGTIAALIFSKLYFPSGDPVVGLMLAYTSFALPFFIRPLGGVIFSHIGDKIGRKKTLVMTLSLMGGATVLIGLLPTYEAIGIWAPILLIALRLIQGLGIGGEWGGALLLATEYAPPKNRGFFGSIPQMGVTIGLLLGTLSISFMTLLPNAQFEAWGWRVPFILSALLVFIGLWIRGGIDETPAFKEAKESGNISKVPLIDTFKYHWKEVLIAVGAKVVETAPFYIFGTFIISYATGTLGFERSSTLNAVTIATLVTTIMIPFMGKLSDKVGRKPLYIGGTVAMILFAFPYFYLLSLDSVLWLTVATIIGLGIIWAPITAVLGTMFSEIFSTSVRYTGVTVGYQLGAAIAGGTAPLIATALLSAYNNSFVPVALYIIAAAIISLIAVSFTRETRPIDTDGKPQSKAM, from the coding sequence ATGGCTCAAAACAAAGGGGATAAAAAAATAGCAACAAAAGCCTTGATAGCCAGTTTAATAGGAAGTTCTATTGAGTGGTATGATTATTTTTTATACGGAACAATTGCTGCACTTATTTTCAGCAAGTTATATTTTCCATCAGGCGATCCGGTTGTCGGATTAATGCTTGCGTACACATCCTTCGCTCTTCCCTTTTTCATTCGACCGTTAGGCGGAGTAATTTTCAGTCACATTGGGGATAAAATTGGCCGGAAAAAGACGCTTGTCATGACACTATCATTAATGGGAGGAGCCACTGTATTAATTGGCTTGCTGCCTACATATGAAGCGATCGGCATATGGGCTCCGATTCTCTTAATCGCTTTGCGCTTAATTCAAGGTCTTGGTATTGGCGGTGAGTGGGGGGGAGCACTATTATTAGCGACAGAGTATGCACCTCCTAAAAACCGGGGATTTTTCGGCAGTATTCCACAAATGGGTGTCACGATCGGCTTGCTGCTTGGAACATTATCGATATCTTTCATGACTCTATTGCCTAATGCACAGTTTGAAGCCTGGGGGTGGCGGGTGCCGTTTATTTTAAGCGCACTGTTAGTATTTATAGGATTATGGATTCGAGGCGGCATAGACGAAACTCCAGCATTCAAGGAAGCAAAAGAATCAGGCAATATTTCTAAAGTGCCTCTTATTGACACGTTCAAATATCATTGGAAAGAAGTTCTTATTGCAGTAGGGGCCAAAGTAGTTGAAACAGCACCATTCTATATTTTTGGAACATTTATTATTTCATATGCTACCGGCACTCTTGGGTTTGAAAGAAGTTCTACATTGAATGCCGTTACAATCGCAACTCTGGTCACAACAATCATGATTCCGTTTATGGGTAAATTATCAGATAAGGTTGGCCGTAAGCCGCTGTATATAGGTGGAACCGTAGCCATGATCCTATTCGCCTTTCCGTACTTTTACTTACTATCATTAGATTCTGTCCTATGGTTAACAGTGGCAACAATCATTGGACTAGGTATTATTTGGGCACCTATTACTGCAGTATTGGGAACGATGTTTTCAGAAATTTTTTCAACAAGTGTCCGCTATACAGGTGTAACAGTTGGGTATCAGCTGGGGGCTGCAATTGCCGGCGGTACAGCTCCACTTATTGCAACGGCATTGCTGAGTGCATATAATAATTCATTTGTTCCCGTTGCTTTGTATATCATCGCTGCGGCAATCATCTCATTAATTGCGGTTTCTTTTACTCGTGAAACTAGACCAATCGATACGGATGGGAAACCCCAAAGCAAGGCCATGTAA
- a CDS encoding squalene/phytoene synthase family protein produces MSETINLHSDARDMLMATSRTFFIPISLLSPGLRETVTSAYLCMRAIDEIEDHPELHAETKSNLLRSISQLLQKPFNNNELMDIFLPYNSLLPDVTLRLGDWIKLCPPTIVEDVLNATSTMAKGMADWVLKEWRIKSEEDLNQYTFYVAGLVGVMLSDIWKWYDATETDETLAIAFGRGLQSVNILRNRAEDLERGVDFFPDGWELEDMFMYARRNLALADVYLENIKPGPILNFCKIPIALAHGTLDALMEGKEKMSRTAVTEIVSKVVSKQ; encoded by the coding sequence ATGAGTGAAACAATAAATTTACATAGCGACGCGAGAGACATGTTAATGGCAACAAGCCGGACATTCTTTATTCCTATAAGTCTTCTATCGCCAGGATTAAGAGAAACGGTTACATCCGCCTACTTATGCATGAGAGCCATTGACGAGATTGAAGATCATCCTGAACTCCATGCTGAAACCAAAAGCAATCTATTGCGTTCAATCAGCCAACTCTTGCAAAAACCTTTTAATAACAACGAGTTAATGGATATTTTTCTTCCATACAACTCCCTTCTTCCGGATGTTACCTTACGTCTTGGTGATTGGATCAAGCTTTGTCCACCGACAATTGTAGAGGATGTTTTGAATGCAACATCCACTATGGCGAAAGGGATGGCTGACTGGGTTTTAAAAGAGTGGCGGATTAAGAGTGAAGAAGATTTGAATCAATACACTTTCTACGTGGCTGGTTTGGTTGGAGTCATGCTCTCAGATATTTGGAAGTGGTATGATGCTACTGAAACAGATGAGACTCTCGCCATAGCCTTTGGCCGCGGCTTACAGTCCGTTAATATTCTTCGTAACCGCGCTGAGGATTTAGAGAGAGGTGTAGATTTCTTTCCCGATGGGTGGGAGTTAGAAGATATGTTTATGTACGCACGACGTAATCTAGCTCTTGCTGACGTTTACTTGGAGAATATTAAACCTGGTCCTATCCTTAATTTTTGTAAAATCCCGATAGCTCTCGCACATGGTACGCTTGATGCCTTGATGGAGGGAAAGGAAAAAATGAGCAGAACTGCTGTAACTGAAATAGTTAGTAAAGTAGTAAGCAAACAGTAA
- a CDS encoding AraC family transcriptional regulator: protein MQIKDFKIDQSLKELTEHRTVVLPIACYETTINQNINGFIPLHWHDEIQFVLIIKGEAIFQINEEKAEVREGEGIFINSGCLHMAEEKNLSGCVYICLNVSPHFVLSQELYTTYVNPYIQATNLSYLHLNTKELWEKNILDAIIKINQLIQQKPPYYEIDITVQLTFIWQNLIVNGFKLEYEQTEMLKNHRMKQMLNWIHLHYAEKIMLDDIAKAGQLSRSECCRYFKRMLKKTPLNYVTDFRIQKSLVLLLQPDSNVTDVAYQVGFNSTSYFIDKFRKSINMTPLAYKKYKNG from the coding sequence ATGCAAATAAAAGATTTTAAGATTGACCAAAGTTTAAAAGAATTAACAGAACATCGTACCGTTGTGTTACCGATTGCATGTTACGAAACAACGATTAACCAAAATATTAATGGATTTATACCACTTCATTGGCATGATGAAATTCAATTTGTTCTAATTATAAAAGGAGAAGCCATATTTCAAATAAATGAAGAAAAAGCAGAGGTTCGTGAAGGTGAGGGGATATTTATAAATAGTGGCTGTCTGCACATGGCGGAAGAAAAAAATCTTTCCGGGTGTGTTTATATTTGTTTAAACGTTTCTCCGCATTTTGTTTTATCACAAGAACTCTATACTACTTATGTAAATCCCTATATTCAAGCGACTAATTTATCTTACTTACACTTAAATACAAAGGAACTTTGGGAGAAAAACATTTTAGATGCCATTATAAAAATCAATCAATTGATTCAACAAAAGCCACCATACTACGAAATTGACATCACCGTACAGCTAACGTTCATTTGGCAAAACTTAATCGTTAATGGCTTCAAATTAGAGTACGAACAGACAGAAATGTTAAAGAATCATCGAATGAAGCAAATGTTAAATTGGATACATCTACATTATGCTGAGAAAATCATGTTAGATGATATTGCAAAAGCCGGACAATTGAGCCGATCGGAATGCTGTCGATATTTCAAGCGAATGTTAAAGAAAACACCTTTGAATTACGTAACAGATTTTCGAATTCAAAAAAGCTTAGTCTTACTACTGCAACCAGATTCAAATGTCACAGATGTTGCCTATCAAGTAGGATTTAATAGTACAAGCTATTTTATTGATAAGTTCCGGAAGTCTATAAACATGACACCGTTAGCATACAAAAAGTATAAAAATGGGTAA